In Rosa chinensis cultivar Old Blush chromosome 1, RchiOBHm-V2, whole genome shotgun sequence, a genomic segment contains:
- the LOC121051078 gene encoding uncharacterized protein LOC121051078 isoform X1: protein MEQTKAKAAADLTRQILCNSIQISESEKVLEALNRALKRVEQSESNVKEIFNRRQVQYDEYKKYKEMQLIETERVLDGLEKSLSDESGDINLYKRRVEMEKTLENLNVFCEAVHSILEPKDSSDVCLVKEAQVIYLAILLVDHLGGQSGQKMRKRRGSQKSQ, encoded by the exons ATGGAACAGACAAAAGCAAAAGCTGCAGCTGACCTGACAAGACAAATACTATGTAATTCGATCCAAATATCTGAATCTGAAAAGGTACTCGAGGCTCTGAACAGGGCCTTGAAGCGTGTGGAGCAGTCTGAATCTAAT GTAAAAGAGATATTTAACAGGAGGCAAGTTCAATATGATGAATATAAGAAATATAAGGAAATGCAGCTGATAGAAACAGAGAGGGTGTTGGATGGGCTAGAGAAAAGTTTGTCTGATGAATCGGGCGACATTAACCTGTACAAAAGGCGCGTGGAGATGGAGAAGACACTTGAAAATCTTAATGTTTTCTGTGAGGCTGTGCATTCTATTCTCGAACCGAAGGACTCTAGTGATGTCTGTCTTGTCAAAGAAGCTCAAGTAATATATTTAGCAATATTATTG GTTGATCATCTTGGCGGACAGAGTGGACAGAAAATGCGAAAAAGGAGAGGGTCACAGAAGTCTCAATAG
- the LOC121051078 gene encoding uncharacterized protein LOC121051078 isoform X2: MEQTKAKAAADLTRQILCNSIQISESEKVLEALNRALKRVEQSESNVKEIFNRRQVQYDEYKKYKEMQLIETERVLDGLEKSLSDESGDINLYKRRVEMEKTLENLNVFCEAVHSILEPKDSSDVCLVKEAQVDHLGGQSGQKMRKRRGSQKSQ; encoded by the exons ATGGAACAGACAAAAGCAAAAGCTGCAGCTGACCTGACAAGACAAATACTATGTAATTCGATCCAAATATCTGAATCTGAAAAGGTACTCGAGGCTCTGAACAGGGCCTTGAAGCGTGTGGAGCAGTCTGAATCTAAT GTAAAAGAGATATTTAACAGGAGGCAAGTTCAATATGATGAATATAAGAAATATAAGGAAATGCAGCTGATAGAAACAGAGAGGGTGTTGGATGGGCTAGAGAAAAGTTTGTCTGATGAATCGGGCGACATTAACCTGTACAAAAGGCGCGTGGAGATGGAGAAGACACTTGAAAATCTTAATGTTTTCTGTGAGGCTGTGCATTCTATTCTCGAACCGAAGGACTCTAGTGATGTCTGTCTTGTCAAAGAAGCTCAA GTTGATCATCTTGGCGGACAGAGTGGACAGAAAATGCGAAAAAGGAGAGGGTCACAGAAGTCTCAATAG